A window from Primulina huaijiensis isolate GDHJ02 chromosome 13, ASM1229523v2, whole genome shotgun sequence encodes these proteins:
- the LOC140991708 gene encoding CBL-interacting serine/threonine-protein kinase 5-like, which yields MEEKPTKHIEENHQISNGSSRNIIFDKYEMGRLLGQGTFAKVYHGRNLRTSESVAIKVINKDQVKKEGLMEQITREISVMRMVRHPNVVEIKEVMATKQKIYFVMEYIKGGELFGKIAKGRLKEDAARKYFQQLISAVDFCHSRGVSHRDLKPENLLLDENENLKVSDFGLSALPEHHRNDGLLHTQCGTPAYVAPEVLRKKGYDGAKSDIWSCGVILYVLLAGFLPFQDENLMKMYSKVFKSEFDFPPWFSYDAKRLISRLLVADPQKRITIPGIMKNPWFCKGFNRPIAFSIQEPANETPLDQEDEAQRKELELKRSKSSPPFYNAFAFISSMSSGFDLSNLFENRSRSGTLFTSKCSASSIMSKLESLAKKTNFKMVFNKDFKVRMQGTSEGRKGKLSVTAEVFEVAPEVAVVEFSKEAGDTLEYRKFCEEDVRPALKDIVWSWQGENSVSGTEM from the coding sequence atggAGGAAAAACCCACTAAACATATTGAAGAAAACCACCAAATCAGCAATGGATCCTCTAGGAACATCATTTTCGACAAGTACGAGATGGGGCGGCTCCTAGGCCAAGGCACCTTTGCCAAGGTTTACCATGGAAGAAACCTCAGGACCTCCGAAAGCGTCGCCATCAAAGTCATCAACAAGGATCAGGTCAAGAAAGAAGGGTTAATGGAGCAGATCACTCGCGAAATCTCCGTCATGAGAATGGTTCGGCACCCGAATGTGGTAGAGATCAAAGAAGTAATGGCCACGAAGCAGAAAATCTACTTTGTCATGGAGTACATAAAGGGCGGCGAGCTTTTCGGGAAAATCGCCAAAGGGAGGCTGAAAGAAGATGCGGCGAGGAAGTACTTCCAGCAGCTGATAAGTGCGGTGGATTTCTGTCACAGCCGCGGGGTCTCGCACAGGGACTTGAAGCCCGAAAATCTGCTTCTTGATGAGAACGAAAACCTCAAAGTCTCCGACTTTGGGCTGTCCGCTTTGCCGGAGCACCATCGGAACGATGGGCTTCTGCACACGCAGTGTGGAACGCCGGCTTACGTTGCTCCAGAAGTGCTTAGGAAAAAAGGGTATGATGGGGCGAAATCGGACATTTGGTCGTGTGGGGTCATTTTATATGTTCTTTTAGCAGGATTTTTGCCATTCCAGGACGAGAATCTGATGAAGATGTACAGCAAAGTTTTCAAGTCCGAATTCGATTTCCCCCCGTGGTTCTCTTATGATGCAAAGAGGCTAATATCCAGGCTCCTGGTTGCTGATCCACAGAAGAGGATCACAATTCCAGGGATCATGAAAAATCCCTGGTTTTGCAAGGGATTCAACAGGCCGATCGCCTTTTCCATCCAAGAACCAGCGAATGAAACTCCCTTGGATCAAGAAGATGAAGCACAGAGGAAAGAATTAGAGCTAAAGAGATCAAAATCTTCCCCCCCTTTCTACAATGCATTCGCATTCATATCATCAATGTCATCCGGGTTCGACTTATCGAACCTTTTCGAGAACCGATCAAGGTCCGGTACGCTCTTCACGTCCAAATGCTCGGCCTCCTCGATCATGTCGAAGCTCGAGTCACTGGCCAAGAAAACGAACTTCAAGATGGTTTTCAACAAGGATTTCAAGGTGAGGATGCAGGGCACATCGGAGGGGCGTAAAGGTAAGTTGTCGGTGACGGCGGAGGTGTTCGAGGTCGCGCCGGAGGTGGCGGTTGTGGAGTTTTCGAAGGAGGCCGGGGACACACTCGAGTATAGGAAGTTCTGCGAGGAGGATGTGAGGCCTGCCTTGAAAGACATCGTTTGGAGTTGGCAAGGGGAGAATTCTGTTTCGGGGACTGAAATGTAA
- the LOC140990991 gene encoding probable WRKY transcription factor 40 yields the protein MEFTSDLLNTSLDLNAKPLRILEDHPIPKQEVGSNLFELGRDLTLKDERDALMEELNRVTAENKRLTELLTIMCENCTELRNQLMEYTTKNSPADNNNDNNNNNNTAASKKRRAESSINNDGNNNIDGKYNTGASESSSSDEDSSKKRREEHLKPKISRTCVRTEVSDTSLIVKDGYQWRKYGQKVTRDNPSPRAYFKCSFAPTCPVKKKVQRSIEDQSIVVATYEGEHNHPQPSKLETNSGSNRGGVALGTAPTSSSSGPRITLDMTKSKPSHEETRNLRGKTDAPEVLSDYFVEHMASTLTKDPNFKAALAAAISGKFL from the exons ATGGAGTTCACTAGTGATCTGTTGAATACTTCATTGGATCTCAATGCCAAACCCCTCCGAATTCTCGAAGACCACCCGATACCG AAACAAGAGGTGGGGAGCAATTTGTTCGAGTTGGGAAGAGACTTGACACTGAAAGATGAG AGAGATGCTTTGATGGAGGAGCTGAACAGAGTGACTGCTGAAAACAAGAGGCTCACAGAATTATTAACAATAATGTGTGAGAATTGCACTGAACTGAGGAACCAACTAATGGAATACACGACCAAGAATTCTCCGGCGGATAACAATAACGataacaataacaacaacaatacAGCAGCATCGAAGAAGAGGAGAGCTGAAAGCAGCATCAACAATGATGGGAACAACAATATCGACGGAAAATACAACACCGGCGCTTCTGAGAGCAGCTCTAGCGACGAAGATTCGTCCAAGAAGCGCAGAGAAGAACACCTCAAACCGAAGATTTCGCGTACTTGCGTTAGAACAGAAGTATCTGATACAAGCCTT ATAGTGAAGGATGGGTATCAATGGAGGAAATATGGGCAGAAGGTGACCAGGGATAACCCTTCTCCAAGAGCTTACTTCAAGTGTTCTTTTGCTCCCACTTGCCCTGTCAAAAAGAAG GTTCAAAGGAGCATAGAAGATCAATCAATAGTAGTAGCAACGTATGAAGGAGAGCACAACCATCCTCAACCTTCGAAACTCGAGACGAACTCGGGGTCGAATAGAGGCGGCGTGGCGCTTGGCACGGCGCCTACCTCGAGTTCATCTGGTCCGAGGATCACTCTTGACATGACGAAATCGAAGCCGAGTCATGAAGAAACAAGAAACTTAAGAGGCAAGACCGATGCGCCAGAAGTACTCTCAGACTATTTCGTGGAACATATGGCTTCAACTTTGACAAAGGACCCCAATTTCAAAGCAGCCTTGGCCGCCGCCATCTCAGGAAAGTTTCTTTGA
- the LOC140956339 gene encoding uncharacterized protein: MSGATRVKSMNAEELEARPVLVPAGNKARSVELRKPILKLKSGKVEKPLGMDEVKGKKSPATLPNMETRTEKVCSPVGLGKNAGNTVSILRQRQPNLSLNVSCSSDASSESSQSRASTGRINRRSATPRTPPLRGKQICSSKVDKFERVDRNGKEARGENEGEVTGVGVVQKRCAWVTSNTDSLYAAFHDEEWGLPVHNDNKLFELLSFSTALAELTWPVILSKRHLFREVFLNFDPVAVSKLNDKKIALPGSPASSLLSELKLRGIIENARQICKIIDELGSFDRYIWGFVNYKPIVGNFRYPRQVPIKTSKADTMSKDLVRRGFRGVGPTSVYSFMQVAGITNDHLISCFRHQDCINTSDSNDKNEGTTSINEDKRAADTSELELAKDIDDLGLSM; the protein is encoded by the exons ATGTCTGGAGCGACGAGGGTTAAATCGATGAATGCTGAAGAACTTGAGGCTCGACCAGTGCTTGTACCCGCGGGAAACAAAGCCAGATCTGTGGAATTACGGAAGCCGATATTGAAGCTGAAAAGTGGAAAGGTAGAAAAACCTTTGGGCATGGATGAGGTCAAGGGGAAGAAGTCTCCGGCGACATTGCCGAATATGGAGACGAGGACAGAGAAAGTATGCTCACCGGTGGGTTTAGGGAAGAATGCAGGCAATACCGTGTCGATTCTGAGGCAGCGGCAGCCGAATTTGTCACTTAATGTTTCATGTTCTTCAGACGCCTCGTCGGAATCTTCTCAAAGCAGGGCGTCAACCGGGAGAATTAACCGACGAAGTGCTACTCCGAGGACCCCTCCTTTGCGAGGTAAGCAGATATGTAGCTCGAAAGTGGACAAATTTGAAAGGGTTGACAGAAATGGGAAAGAAGCAAGGGGTGAGAATGAGGGCGAGGTGACCGGAGTTGGTGTGGTTCAGAAAAGGTGTGCTTGGGTGACTTCTAATACTG ATTCATTATATGCTGCTTTCCATGATGAAGAATGGGGACTTCCTGTTCATAATGACAA TAAACTTTTTGAATTGTTAAGCTTTTCCACAGCATTGGCTGAATTAACTTGGCCCGTCATTCTTAGCAAAAGACATTTATTCAG AGAAGTATTTCTGAACTTTGATCCAGTTGCTGTGTCAAAATTAAATGACAAGAAAATAGCATTACCTGGAAGTCCTGCAAGTTCTCTTTTGTCCGAACTGAAGCTGCGAGGAATTATCGAAAATGCACGCCAAATTTGTAAA ATTATAGATGAGCTGGGATCTTTTGACAGATACATTTGGGGTTTTGTAAACTATAAGCCCATTGTTGGCAATTTCCGCTATCCTCGACAAGTTCCAATTAAGACATCAAAAGCAGATACCATGAGCAAAGACCTAGTTCGAAGAGGATTTCGAGGAGTTGGACCTACATCCGTCTACTCATTCATGCAAGTGGCCGGAATTACAAACGACCATCTCATTAGTTGTTTCAGACATCAGGACTGTATCAATACAAGTGATTCAAATGATAAGAATGAGGGAACCACGTCTATAAACGAAGATAAACGAGCTGCTGATACATCGGAACTTGAATTAGCTAAAGATATTGATGATTTGGGCTTGTCCATGTAG